A genomic stretch from Bosea sp. F3-2 includes:
- a CDS encoding DUF2065 domain-containing protein, translated as MLDFIAALGLVFAIEGILFAAIPHLAKDALRSAAETPPDRMRLIGLGSAVLGVILVWFARGS; from the coding sequence ATGCTTGATTTCATCGCGGCGCTCGGCCTGGTCTTCGCTATCGAGGGCATCCTTTTCGCCGCGATCCCGCATCTGGCGAAGGATGCCCTGCGCAGCGCGGCGGAAACCCCGCCGGACCGGATGCGGCTCATCGGCCTCGGCTCGGCGGTGCTGGGCGTGATCCTGGTATGGTTTGCGCGCGGTAGCTGA